In one window of Thunnus thynnus chromosome 23, fThuThy2.1, whole genome shotgun sequence DNA:
- the LOC137175618 gene encoding plexin-C1-like isoform X2, with translation MILLSGLIFILLGKPGRCLKEDGDFIFDGDVRHFAVSTNTVYVATDEKLYQLNHDLTLVQSLTQRGTLKGDKGADDQRFYRVSERDEWNATFSVNVLLPFDNNGTLITCGVTDNGCGYCELLDLSDISKVLYSEHVLVGSVKRSSASVTFLVDVKRSSPETYILSALQQDKSTTSSCTSRSEAVYLYNTNNKQTGGIFSYISDSSTPLFRTKGVAEFVDGFQISSIIYLFSNVPQDAEGSKVRLIWLEGKTNKVQTVKSLRGASLHISDSGDKGSRLLASSVVPGGLPVLWSGVFSVDGGQTNTELVMFDISPDLTLRTDEDPDFCFANCDNRNVKTKTLKPKKVLLRQNYMTSVLAVRHKSWMVFFVGTGDGQLIKLAVDNNYHTTCPRVLYRANDDRKVFPKIHLDKVDHKHVYMAFQNQMKRVPVSKCSTYKTLQECWSAQDPHCVWCGSNSCTFEDECPDSDWLSIPDDYQQKMVSYNVVKDGTEQITLNIQTHVTVGQNAMSNFACQISTSSNEFCSRGGPPPQFPQCTCILSNSALPAEGLAVTVKIRLGTNQWSEQLKLMKCSDIRGPPTSVLCQQCIDVGCVWSQNGCTWATAGVKNYSVCQMVESGMNFSKPEISSITPSVVSFYGRNHAVLSGHNLSDVTRVRIQADMDCTPRESPVWNNTGVSLTFHIPSTDSKGVVKVCVLLPDGSCHGNSKITYRSLPACTAITPNSSWISGHRKIQVTGSLLEFVEGVIHSHAPQEVRLPQNRNSQNLTYDTPAAENTQEVFTSNVFMKVANETVTCSTSITYYPDPEFTSFTSTTGNNEHVINIEKTADKLKMTTAELSVWGVQEGKHYFCNMKTKENHDEIDVFICEIQSTSNTEFQHLLIKYGDKTVRLGPPSSSHQVLLTLCLLLIPCIIVVLVIICWWKKKRSAEMNKL, from the exons ATGATCCTGCTGTCTGGTCTGATTTTTATTCTCTTGGGAAAACCAGGTCGGTGCCTGAAGGAGGATggagattttatttttgatggagATGTCCGCCACTTCGCCGTGTCCACCAACACCGTTTACGTCGCCACTGACGAGAAGCTGTACCAGCTGAACCACGACCTGACTCTGGTCCAGAGTCTGACCCAGAGAGGAACCTTGAAGGGAGATAAAGGGGCGGATGATCAGCGCTTTTACCGGGTTTCTGAGAGGGATGAGTGGAACGCAACTTTTAGTGTCAACGTATTATTGCCGTTTGATAACAATGGCACTCTGATCACCTGCGGTGTGACCGACAACGGATGCGGCTACTGCGAGCTGCTGGACCTGTCAGACATCTCTAAGGTGCTGTACAGTGAACACGTCCTTGTGGGATCCGTGAAGCGCAGCAGCGCGTCCgtcacattcctggtggatgtGAAGAGATCAAGTCCTGAGACTTATATTCTGTCCGCCTTACAGCAAGACAAATCCACAACGTCCAGCTGCACCTCTCGTTCAGAGGCAGTGTATCTTTATAATACAAATAACAAGCAGACAGGAGGCATATTTTCCTATATTTCCGACTCCTCTACCCCTCTGTTCAGAACTAAAGGTGTCGCGGAGTTTGTGGACGGATTTCAGATCAGTTCAATCATCTATCTTTTCTCCAACGTGCCTCAAGACGCAGAAGGCAGCAAAGTTCGTCTCATTTGGCTCGAAGGTAAAACGAACAAGGTCCAGACGGTGAAGTCACTGCGGGGTGCGTCTCTCCATATCTCTGATAGTGGAGATAAAGGCAGCAGACTTCTGGCCTCCTCGGTGGTCCCGGGCGGGCTACCGGTGCTCTGGAGCGGCGTGTTCAGTGTGGACGGAGGACAAACCAACACCGAGCTGGTCATGTTTGACATCAGTCCGGATCTCACCCTGAGAACCGATGAGGATCCAGATTTCTGCTTTGCTAATTGTGACAACAGAAACGTCAAG acAAAGACCCTGAAGCCAAAGAAGGTGCTCCTCAGACAGAACTACATGACCTCTGTGCTGGCAGTGAGACACAAGAGCTGGATGGTTTTCTTCGTTGGGACGGGAGACGGGCAGCTCATTAAG CTTGCTGTGGACAACAACTATCACACCACATGTCCCAGGGTGCTCTACAGGGCCAATGATGACCGCaaagtgtttcccaaaataCATCTGGATAAAGTGgatcataaacatgtttatatggCATTTCAAAACCAG aTGAAGCGTGTACCTGTGTCAAAGTGCAGCACATACAAAACTCTGCAGGAATGTTGGTCTGCACAGGATCCACACTGTGTCTGGTGTGGCTCTAACAG TTGCACATTTGAAGATGAATGCCCAGATTCAGACTGGTTATCCATTCCTGATGATTACCAGCAGAAAATGGTTTCCTACAATGTTGTAAAGGACGGCACTGAGCAG ATCACACTAAACATCCAGACACACGTGACTGTGGGTCAGAACGCGATGTCTAATTTCGCCTGTCAAATCTCTACAAGTTCCAATGAGTTTTGTAGCAGGGGAGGCCCTCCCCCACAGTTCCCACAATGCACCTGCATCCTCTCAAATAGTGCGCTTCCTGCTGAAG GCCTGGCTGTCACAGTAAAGATTAGACTTGGGACGAATCAGTGGTCGGAACAACTGAAGCTAATGAAGTGTTCTGACATCAGAGGACCACCTACCTCTGTCTT GTGTCAGCAGTGTATCGATGTCGGATGTGTCTGGAGCCAAAATGGCTGTACCTGGGCAACTGCAGGAGTAAAGAAT TACAGTGTTTGCCAAATGGTGGAGTCAGGAATGAACTTTTCT AAGCCAGAGATCTCCTCCATCACTCCCAGCGTTGTGTCTTTCTACGGCAGAAACCACGCAGTGTTGTCAGGTCATAACCTCAGTGACGTGACCAGAGTGAGGATCCAGGCAGACATGGACTGCACTCCACGAGA ATCTCCTGTATGGAACAACACAGGTGTGAGTCTGACATTCCACATTCCCAGTACTGATAGTAAAGGCGTGGTCAAAGTATGTGTTCTCCTCCCAGATGGTAGTTGCCATGGCAACTCTAAAATCACCTACAGGTCATTACCAGCCTGCACTGCCATTACACCAAACAGCAGCTGGATCAG TGGACATAGGAAGATCCAAGTCACGGGATCCCTGCTAGAGTTTGTGGAAGGGGTCATACACAGCCACGCCCCGCAGGAAGTCAGGCTTCCTCAAAACAGAAACTCTCAG aATCTAACTTATGACAcacctgcagctgaaaatactcaggaggtttttaccagCAACGTATTTATGAAAGTTGCCAATGAAACTGTTACCTGCTCCACAAGCATCACCTACTATCCAGACCCCGAGTTTACTAGCTTCACATCCACGACTGGGAACAATGAGCACGTGATCAACATAGAG AAAACGGCAGACAAACTGAAGATGACTACGGCAGAGTTGTCAGTATGGGGCGTCCAGGAAGGAAAGCATTACTTCTGCAACATGAAAACCAAAGAAAACCATGACGAGATTGACGTTTTTATCTGTGAAATTCAAAGCACATCCAACACTGAGTTTCAACACTTGTTG ATAAAGTATGGAGACAAGACAGTAAGACTAGGACCTCCGTCTTCTTCACATCAGGTGCTTCTGACACTGTGTCTCCTGCTGATACCCTGTATTATTGTTG tgTTGGTGATTATCTGCTGGTGGAAAAAGAAGCGTAGTGCTGAGATGAACAAGCTCTGA
- the LOC137175618 gene encoding plexin-C1-like isoform X1, whose amino-acid sequence MILLSGLIFILLGKPGRCLKEDGDFIFDGDVRHFAVSTNTVYVATDEKLYQLNHDLTLVQSLTQRGTLKGDKGADDQRFYRVSERDEWNATFSVNVLLPFDNNGTLITCGVTDNGCGYCELLDLSDISKVLYSEHVLVGSVKRSSASVTFLVDVKRSSPETYILSALQQDKSTTSSCTSRSEAVYLYNTNNKQTGGIFSYISDSSTPLFRTKGVAEFVDGFQISSIIYLFSNVPQDAEGSKVRLIWLEGKTNKVQTVKSLRGASLHISDSGDKGSRLLASSVVPGGLPVLWSGVFSVDGGQTNTELVMFDISPDLTLRTDEDPDFCFANCDNRNVKTKTLKPKKVLLRQNYMTSVLAVRHKSWMVFFVGTGDGQLIKLAVDNNYHTTCPRVLYRANDDRKVFPKIHLDKVDHKHVYMAFQNQMKRVPVSKCSTYKTLQECWSAQDPHCVWCGSNSCTFEDECPDSDWLSIPDDYQQKMVSYNVVKDGTEQITLNIQTHVTVGQNAMSNFACQISTSSNEFCSRGGPPPQFPQCTCILSNSALPAEGLAVTVKIRLGTNQWSEQLKLMKCSDIRGPPTSVLCQQCIDVGCVWSQNGCTWATAGVKNYSVCQMVESGMNFSKPEISSITPSVVSFYGRNHAVLSGHNLSDVTRVRIQADMDCTPRESPVWNNTGVSLTFHIPSTDSKGVVKVCVLLPDGSCHGNSKITYRSLPACTAITPNSSWISGHRKIQVTGSLLEFVEGVIHSHAPQEVRLPQNRNSQVDPQACTNLTYDTPAAENTQEVFTSNVFMKVANETVTCSTSITYYPDPEFTSFTSTTGNNEHVINIEKTADKLKMTTAELSVWGVQEGKHYFCNMKTKENHDEIDVFICEIQSTSNTEFQHLLIKYGDKTVRLGPPSSSHQVLLTLCLLLIPCIIVVLVIICWWKKKRSAEMNKL is encoded by the exons ATGATCCTGCTGTCTGGTCTGATTTTTATTCTCTTGGGAAAACCAGGTCGGTGCCTGAAGGAGGATggagattttatttttgatggagATGTCCGCCACTTCGCCGTGTCCACCAACACCGTTTACGTCGCCACTGACGAGAAGCTGTACCAGCTGAACCACGACCTGACTCTGGTCCAGAGTCTGACCCAGAGAGGAACCTTGAAGGGAGATAAAGGGGCGGATGATCAGCGCTTTTACCGGGTTTCTGAGAGGGATGAGTGGAACGCAACTTTTAGTGTCAACGTATTATTGCCGTTTGATAACAATGGCACTCTGATCACCTGCGGTGTGACCGACAACGGATGCGGCTACTGCGAGCTGCTGGACCTGTCAGACATCTCTAAGGTGCTGTACAGTGAACACGTCCTTGTGGGATCCGTGAAGCGCAGCAGCGCGTCCgtcacattcctggtggatgtGAAGAGATCAAGTCCTGAGACTTATATTCTGTCCGCCTTACAGCAAGACAAATCCACAACGTCCAGCTGCACCTCTCGTTCAGAGGCAGTGTATCTTTATAATACAAATAACAAGCAGACAGGAGGCATATTTTCCTATATTTCCGACTCCTCTACCCCTCTGTTCAGAACTAAAGGTGTCGCGGAGTTTGTGGACGGATTTCAGATCAGTTCAATCATCTATCTTTTCTCCAACGTGCCTCAAGACGCAGAAGGCAGCAAAGTTCGTCTCATTTGGCTCGAAGGTAAAACGAACAAGGTCCAGACGGTGAAGTCACTGCGGGGTGCGTCTCTCCATATCTCTGATAGTGGAGATAAAGGCAGCAGACTTCTGGCCTCCTCGGTGGTCCCGGGCGGGCTACCGGTGCTCTGGAGCGGCGTGTTCAGTGTGGACGGAGGACAAACCAACACCGAGCTGGTCATGTTTGACATCAGTCCGGATCTCACCCTGAGAACCGATGAGGATCCAGATTTCTGCTTTGCTAATTGTGACAACAGAAACGTCAAG acAAAGACCCTGAAGCCAAAGAAGGTGCTCCTCAGACAGAACTACATGACCTCTGTGCTGGCAGTGAGACACAAGAGCTGGATGGTTTTCTTCGTTGGGACGGGAGACGGGCAGCTCATTAAG CTTGCTGTGGACAACAACTATCACACCACATGTCCCAGGGTGCTCTACAGGGCCAATGATGACCGCaaagtgtttcccaaaataCATCTGGATAAAGTGgatcataaacatgtttatatggCATTTCAAAACCAG aTGAAGCGTGTACCTGTGTCAAAGTGCAGCACATACAAAACTCTGCAGGAATGTTGGTCTGCACAGGATCCACACTGTGTCTGGTGTGGCTCTAACAG TTGCACATTTGAAGATGAATGCCCAGATTCAGACTGGTTATCCATTCCTGATGATTACCAGCAGAAAATGGTTTCCTACAATGTTGTAAAGGACGGCACTGAGCAG ATCACACTAAACATCCAGACACACGTGACTGTGGGTCAGAACGCGATGTCTAATTTCGCCTGTCAAATCTCTACAAGTTCCAATGAGTTTTGTAGCAGGGGAGGCCCTCCCCCACAGTTCCCACAATGCACCTGCATCCTCTCAAATAGTGCGCTTCCTGCTGAAG GCCTGGCTGTCACAGTAAAGATTAGACTTGGGACGAATCAGTGGTCGGAACAACTGAAGCTAATGAAGTGTTCTGACATCAGAGGACCACCTACCTCTGTCTT GTGTCAGCAGTGTATCGATGTCGGATGTGTCTGGAGCCAAAATGGCTGTACCTGGGCAACTGCAGGAGTAAAGAAT TACAGTGTTTGCCAAATGGTGGAGTCAGGAATGAACTTTTCT AAGCCAGAGATCTCCTCCATCACTCCCAGCGTTGTGTCTTTCTACGGCAGAAACCACGCAGTGTTGTCAGGTCATAACCTCAGTGACGTGACCAGAGTGAGGATCCAGGCAGACATGGACTGCACTCCACGAGA ATCTCCTGTATGGAACAACACAGGTGTGAGTCTGACATTCCACATTCCCAGTACTGATAGTAAAGGCGTGGTCAAAGTATGTGTTCTCCTCCCAGATGGTAGTTGCCATGGCAACTCTAAAATCACCTACAGGTCATTACCAGCCTGCACTGCCATTACACCAAACAGCAGCTGGATCAG TGGACATAGGAAGATCCAAGTCACGGGATCCCTGCTAGAGTTTGTGGAAGGGGTCATACACAGCCACGCCCCGCAGGAAGTCAGGCTTCCTCAAAACAGAAACTCTCAGGTGGATCCACAAGCATGCACA aATCTAACTTATGACAcacctgcagctgaaaatactcaggaggtttttaccagCAACGTATTTATGAAAGTTGCCAATGAAACTGTTACCTGCTCCACAAGCATCACCTACTATCCAGACCCCGAGTTTACTAGCTTCACATCCACGACTGGGAACAATGAGCACGTGATCAACATAGAG AAAACGGCAGACAAACTGAAGATGACTACGGCAGAGTTGTCAGTATGGGGCGTCCAGGAAGGAAAGCATTACTTCTGCAACATGAAAACCAAAGAAAACCATGACGAGATTGACGTTTTTATCTGTGAAATTCAAAGCACATCCAACACTGAGTTTCAACACTTGTTG ATAAAGTATGGAGACAAGACAGTAAGACTAGGACCTCCGTCTTCTTCACATCAGGTGCTTCTGACACTGTGTCTCCTGCTGATACCCTGTATTATTGTTG tgTTGGTGATTATCTGCTGGTGGAAAAAGAAGCGTAGTGCTGAGATGAACAAGCTCTGA